A genomic segment from Syntrophotalea acetylenivorans encodes:
- a CDS encoding TolC family protein — protein MRFRLSVLVGLCLFTTTGITWAQSASVPLVTPKATSTKDISFNNLNSPDESHVGLTLAEALALAIKNNPSLAAFAEEIHAKNAAALQAGLLPNPDLAVEVENFSGENELEGFDGAEITIALSQMVELGGKRGKRYQVATMEKDLAGWDYQTKNLDVLASTAKTFIQVLAAQQRQTQTEELVRLSEQTLAAVTARVEAGKVPPLEQTRAQVELAKTRTEANKALRELKATRERLVAFLGTDQPEFRQAIGDLAIINPVPTEEEFFSLLKNNPDLARWDTEINQGEAAVNLARAQAIPDLTFSLGVRNFQESDSNALVAGFELPLPLFDRNQGGVRQARATLEKARHERRAAETEALAGLAEAYQSLSASHAEATTLRDEILPAAQSAFEASEFGYREGKFNFLQMLDAQRTLFEIKGQYLQALGTYHQSRIEVERLIGSPLHDLLKSANK, from the coding sequence ATGCGTTTTAGACTCTCTGTGCTGGTAGGCTTATGCCTTTTCACAACTACAGGAATCACCTGGGCCCAATCGGCCTCAGTGCCTCTTGTAACGCCTAAGGCCACCAGCACTAAGGACATTTCATTTAACAATCTCAACTCCCCCGACGAAAGTCATGTTGGGCTTACCCTGGCCGAGGCCTTGGCTCTGGCAATAAAAAACAATCCAAGTCTGGCCGCCTTTGCTGAAGAAATTCACGCTAAGAACGCCGCTGCTCTACAAGCCGGTCTGTTACCCAACCCCGATCTCGCTGTGGAAGTAGAAAACTTCTCGGGCGAAAACGAACTGGAAGGCTTTGATGGCGCCGAGATTACCATCGCCCTTTCTCAGATGGTCGAACTGGGTGGCAAGCGTGGCAAGCGTTACCAAGTTGCTACTATGGAAAAAGACCTCGCTGGCTGGGACTACCAAACCAAAAATCTTGACGTGCTCGCCAGCACTGCCAAAACTTTCATTCAAGTACTGGCCGCCCAGCAACGTCAGACCCAAACCGAAGAGTTGGTCCGGCTGTCTGAGCAGACCCTTGCTGCTGTTACCGCACGAGTCGAAGCTGGCAAGGTGCCGCCGTTGGAGCAGACTCGCGCACAGGTCGAGTTAGCCAAAACCCGCACCGAGGCGAACAAGGCCCTCCGCGAACTTAAAGCTACTCGGGAACGCCTAGTGGCTTTTTTGGGTACGGATCAACCTGAATTCCGTCAGGCTATCGGTGATTTGGCCATTATCAATCCTGTTCCCACCGAAGAGGAGTTTTTCTCCTTACTGAAAAACAACCCTGACCTGGCCCGTTGGGACACCGAAATTAATCAGGGCGAGGCGGCTGTCAACCTGGCCCGCGCTCAAGCCATCCCTGATCTGACCTTCAGTTTGGGGGTCCGCAACTTCCAGGAGTCAGACAGTAATGCTCTGGTGGCAGGTTTCGAGCTACCACTTCCACTTTTTGACCGCAACCAGGGGGGCGTCCGACAAGCCCGGGCAACCTTGGAGAAAGCCCGCCATGAGCGCCGGGCCGCCGAAACCGAAGCGCTGGCTGGCCTTGCCGAAGCCTATCAGAGTCTCTCCGCCTCTCACGCCGAGGCCACCACACTGCGGGATGAGATCCTGCCCGCGGCCCAGAGCGCCTTCGAAGCGTCTGAGTTCGGCTACCGAGAAGGCAAGTTCAACTTTCTGCAGATGCTTGATGCCCAGCGTACCTTGTTCGAGATCAAAGGGCAGTACCTACAGGCCCTGGGGACCTATCATCAGTCACGTATAGAAGTAGAGCGCCTGATCGGTTCGCCGCTGCACGACCTTCTGAAATCTGCAAACAAATAA
- a CDS encoding efflux RND transporter periplasmic adaptor subunit — MKTRPLIITAFFVGALAFGTTTWWPTLAVGQAETSHDHENHGKEKHQENLSAKKNEDDHAEPDHSTHQEEQDGHEKDRGNEGDEEHGEDVVSLSAAELKEFGIELAIASTGPLDQYAELPGEIVLNADRLAHVAPRVAGIVREAKKSLGDSVKAGDVMAVIESRELADAKADYLAASERRNLAGANFKREERLWEKKVTSEQEYLDARQGLAEARIELNSAKQKLHALGFSDTYLKKLPRHPDATYTRYEIRAPFAGTIIEKHLTLGESVNEDSETFTIADLSSVWVDINVYQKDLAQIRKGQTVVIQVGHGIPEETGEIAWVGPLVGEATRTAKARVVLANPDGTLRPGLFVTAQVAVANTPAGIVVPKSALQTVEDRTVVFVQDEDGFEPRPVQTGRESATQVEILSGLEAGQSFVSKGAFTLKAQLSKGAFGDGHNH; from the coding sequence ATGAAGACCAGACCATTGATTATTACCGCATTTTTTGTAGGCGCTCTCGCCTTCGGAACTACAACATGGTGGCCGACACTTGCGGTGGGACAGGCCGAAACCTCTCATGACCACGAAAACCATGGGAAAGAAAAACACCAGGAAAACTTGTCTGCCAAGAAAAATGAAGACGACCATGCGGAGCCTGATCACAGCACCCACCAAGAAGAACAGGACGGGCATGAAAAGGACAGGGGCAATGAAGGGGATGAGGAGCACGGTGAAGACGTGGTGTCCCTGTCTGCTGCGGAACTCAAGGAGTTCGGCATCGAGCTGGCCATTGCCTCAACTGGCCCCCTTGACCAGTATGCAGAACTGCCAGGCGAGATCGTGCTTAACGCCGACCGCCTCGCCCATGTAGCCCCCCGGGTAGCCGGAATCGTACGCGAAGCAAAAAAAAGCCTTGGTGATTCGGTCAAGGCTGGTGACGTGATGGCAGTAATCGAAAGCCGCGAACTGGCCGATGCCAAGGCGGACTATTTGGCGGCCAGCGAGCGCCGGAACTTGGCCGGGGCCAATTTTAAGCGCGAGGAGCGGTTGTGGGAAAAAAAGGTCACTAGCGAGCAGGAATACCTCGATGCCCGCCAGGGTTTGGCCGAGGCGCGCATAGAACTGAATTCAGCAAAGCAGAAACTGCATGCCCTAGGCTTCTCTGACACCTATCTCAAGAAACTCCCTCGCCATCCTGATGCCACCTACACCCGTTACGAAATCCGGGCCCCTTTTGCTGGCACCATCATCGAGAAACACCTGACTCTGGGCGAAAGTGTTAACGAGGATTCCGAGACTTTCACCATCGCCGACCTCTCCTCGGTGTGGGTCGATATCAACGTCTACCAAAAAGACCTGGCCCAAATTCGCAAGGGGCAGACCGTAGTGATCCAGGTCGGCCATGGAATCCCTGAGGAGACCGGGGAGATCGCCTGGGTCGGTCCGCTGGTAGGTGAGGCGACCCGCACAGCCAAGGCTCGCGTGGTTCTCGCTAATCCCGACGGCACCCTGCGCCCAGGCCTCTTTGTGACCGCCCAAGTGGCGGTGGCCAACACGCCCGCTGGGATTGTCGTGCCCAAAAGCGCTCTGCAGACCGTCGAAGACCGTACGGTTGTCTTCGTGCAAGACGAAGATGGGTTCGAACCCAGACCGGTTCAGACAGGGCGGGAAAGCGCCACCCAGGTGGAAATCCTCTCCGGGCTAGAGGCCGGGCAGAGCTTTGTAAGCAAGGGGGCCTTCACCCTCAAGGCTCAATTGTCCAAGGGCGCTTTCGGCGACGGCCACAACCACTAA
- a CDS encoding P-II family nitrogen regulator produces MKEIKAYIKKHKLDEVSHALRKIEGLTGMSIIESCGFGVGWSGANRGEQIDCRPGVKVEIICQDDLVDEVIATIEKAARTGLKGDGKIYVGDIAQAVRISTGERGEGAV; encoded by the coding sequence ATGAAAGAGATCAAAGCCTACATCAAAAAACACAAACTGGACGAGGTCAGCCATGCCCTGCGGAAGATCGAAGGATTGACTGGCATGAGCATCATCGAAAGCTGCGGCTTCGGTGTCGGCTGGAGCGGCGCAAATAGAGGGGAGCAGATCGACTGCCGCCCCGGCGTCAAGGTGGAAATTATCTGCCAAGATGACTTGGTTGACGAGGTGATTGCGACCATCGAAAAAGCCGCTCGCACCGGCCTCAAAGGCGACGGAAAGATTTATGTCGGAGATATCGCCCAAGCCGTGCGCATCAGCACCGGTGAGCGTGGCGAAGGGGCCGTCTGA
- a CDS encoding GSU2403 family nucleotidyltransferase fold protein — protein sequence MDTGAFKMLPLQVRTTYAEALDRLTELHMSNHAAALGAFSLLVRKIKGKEYLYAKGRIADGSLSQVYLGPFDDHARKVMERFSQQKVESNNDRDAIKSLGKMLRAAGLPSLDPIESRVLSALSAEGVFRVDGVLVGTIAYRCIVGSLGFQVRSAMALTADVDIAGVTIPIAITPEVVFPESALDRLEMGFSPMYEAEAKLFGSRFEAKKTDFKVEFLTPLVGKESEGAVGIRQFNVPAIPLRFLSYLIEKTVSAIALGRQPILVRVPSPERYAVHKLIVSQERKNQPLKVQKDLEQSYDLQRILNIIDPEELEEAFDIARRQGPGWRKRVDAGQGAMIRLFGDPKK from the coding sequence GTGGATACTGGCGCTTTCAAAATGCTCCCTTTACAAGTCAGAACAACGTATGCCGAAGCCTTAGATCGTCTTACCGAACTTCATATGAGCAATCATGCGGCCGCATTGGGCGCCTTCAGTCTTTTGGTTCGAAAAATCAAAGGGAAAGAATATCTATATGCCAAAGGAAGAATAGCAGACGGATCGCTAAGCCAAGTTTATCTAGGGCCATTTGATGATCACGCTAGAAAAGTTATGGAAAGGTTTAGTCAGCAAAAAGTGGAAAGCAACAACGACCGTGACGCGATCAAAAGTCTTGGCAAAATGCTGCGTGCAGCAGGACTTCCTTCTTTAGATCCAATAGAATCACGGGTCTTATCAGCCCTTTCTGCGGAGGGTGTATTTCGTGTCGACGGGGTTTTGGTTGGAACAATTGCTTATCGCTGTATTGTGGGAAGCCTTGGTTTTCAAGTACGCTCTGCAATGGCTTTAACGGCAGATGTTGATATCGCAGGAGTAACTATCCCGATCGCGATCACGCCGGAAGTTGTTTTTCCCGAATCCGCTTTGGATCGACTAGAAATGGGCTTTTCTCCGATGTATGAGGCGGAAGCAAAACTTTTTGGTTCGAGGTTTGAGGCAAAAAAAACAGACTTTAAGGTGGAGTTCCTTACGCCTTTGGTTGGAAAGGAGTCAGAGGGCGCAGTTGGTATAAGGCAATTCAACGTGCCTGCAATCCCTCTGCGGTTTTTAAGTTACCTGATAGAGAAAACCGTCTCAGCAATAGCCTTGGGCCGACAACCTATTCTGGTTCGCGTCCCCTCGCCAGAGCGTTATGCCGTTCATAAGTTGATCGTCTCTCAAGAGAGAAAAAACCAGCCCCTAAAGGTTCAAAAGGATTTAGAGCAGTCCTATGATCTGCAAAGAATTCTCAATATCATCGATCCGGAAGAGCTAGAAGAAGCATTCGACATTGCCAGACGACAAGGTCCCGGTTGGCGCAAAAGAGTTGACGCTGGGCAAGGGGCAATGATCCGGTTATTTGGCGATCCGAAAAAATAA
- a CDS encoding ZIP family metal transporter: MFDFFMELNPVVQALVATLFTWGVTAAGAALVFFKKTISKKVLDSMLGFAAGVMIAASFWSLLNPGIEMAEQMGQTPWLTAVIGFMGGGVFMRVTDKILPHLHPGLKMDQSEGIKTSWQRSTLLVLAITLHNIPEGLAIGVAFGAVASGLPSATIGGAIALAIGIGLQNFPEGTAVSMPLRREGMSQGKSFLFGQASGMVEPIAGVVGALFVLMMRPILPYALCFAAGAMIFVVAEELIPESQRIYANIDTVTMATMAGFSVMMMLDVALG, from the coding sequence ATGTTTGACTTTTTTATGGAGCTAAACCCAGTCGTTCAGGCTTTGGTCGCCACACTTTTTACTTGGGGGGTTACTGCTGCAGGTGCAGCGTTAGTATTTTTCAAAAAAACAATCAGCAAAAAGGTCTTGGATTCTATGCTCGGGTTTGCAGCCGGTGTGATGATTGCCGCTAGCTTTTGGTCACTGCTTAATCCCGGGATTGAGATGGCTGAGCAGATGGGGCAAACACCTTGGCTTACTGCTGTAATAGGTTTTATGGGTGGCGGTGTATTTATGCGTGTGACAGATAAGATTTTACCGCACCTGCACCCCGGTCTAAAAATGGACCAAAGTGAGGGAATCAAAACCTCATGGCAACGCAGCACACTGCTGGTGCTTGCTATAACCTTGCACAATATCCCTGAAGGTTTGGCAATCGGAGTTGCGTTTGGTGCTGTTGCTTCCGGCCTGCCATCCGCTACGATTGGTGGTGCGATCGCCTTAGCCATCGGAATAGGATTACAAAACTTTCCTGAAGGGACGGCTGTTTCCATGCCTCTTAGAAGAGAAGGAATGAGTCAGGGAAAGAGTTTCCTGTTTGGCCAAGCTTCTGGAATGGTTGAACCCATTGCGGGCGTTGTGGGTGCTCTTTTTGTTCTAATGATGCGACCAATCCTCCCGTATGCCTTGTGTTTTGCTGCGGGGGCAATGATATTTGTGGTCGCAGAAGAATTGATACCAGAGTCTCAACGTATTTATGCAAATATCGATACTGTCACCATGGCGACTATGGCGGGCTTTTCGGTCATGATGATGCTCGACGTTGCATTGGGATGA
- the mnmA gene encoding tRNA 2-thiouridine(34) synthase MnmA → MMESEVIISNQVVKNRVVVAMSGGVDSSVAAALLVEQGYEVVGMMMRLWSEPGGGNGAPVANRCCTPDQVADARRVADRLNIPFYLLDAKEYFRRTIVRFFLDEHARGRTPNPCIECNRHIRFTYLLQQALALDAGFLATGHYARIRRTEAGRQLLQGVDESKDQSYVLHMLTQEKLAHVLFPVGEYTKTEVRELARKFGLPVAGKHDSQDLCFLSDGDHRRFLREYGAALKPGPIMDGNGRVLGQHDGLSFYTIGQRKGLGIVSPEPFYVLRKDTRQNTLIVGPRDALGRWELTAQEVNWLAGAPPAGPLEVQAKIRYKAKGVEAMVTDVGNGRVHLRFQKPVFGITAGQGVVFYAGDICLGGGIITEEGTA, encoded by the coding sequence ATGATGGAGTCAGAGGTGATTATCTCCAATCAAGTGGTAAAAAATCGCGTCGTCGTTGCCATGAGCGGCGGGGTGGACAGCTCAGTAGCCGCCGCGCTACTCGTTGAACAGGGTTACGAAGTCGTGGGCATGATGATGCGTCTATGGAGCGAACCGGGGGGCGGCAACGGTGCACCCGTCGCCAACCGCTGCTGCACCCCGGATCAGGTGGCCGACGCCCGCCGCGTGGCAGACCGGCTTAACATCCCCTTTTACCTCTTGGACGCAAAGGAATATTTCCGCAGGACCATCGTTCGGTTTTTCCTTGACGAGCACGCCCGGGGACGGACGCCTAACCCGTGCATCGAATGCAACCGGCACATTCGCTTCACCTACCTGCTCCAGCAGGCGCTGGCGCTGGATGCCGGTTTTCTGGCTACCGGCCATTATGCCCGCATCCGCCGCACCGAAGCAGGCCGGCAACTGCTCCAAGGGGTGGACGAGAGCAAGGATCAATCGTACGTCCTGCACATGTTGACACAGGAGAAGCTGGCCCATGTTCTTTTTCCGGTTGGCGAATACACCAAGACTGAAGTCCGGGAACTGGCCCGCAAGTTTGGCCTGCCTGTGGCCGGCAAACATGACAGCCAGGATTTATGTTTCTTGTCTGACGGCGATCACCGCCGCTTTTTACGGGAATACGGTGCGGCCCTCAAGCCCGGACCGATTATGGATGGGAACGGCCGAGTTCTGGGTCAACACGACGGTCTTTCCTTCTACACCATCGGCCAGCGCAAAGGGTTGGGTATTGTCTCCCCGGAACCATTTTACGTTCTGCGGAAAGATACCCGGCAAAACACCCTAATCGTGGGCCCGCGAGATGCGCTGGGCCGGTGGGAACTTACTGCGCAGGAGGTTAACTGGCTGGCTGGTGCGCCGCCAGCCGGCCCCCTTGAGGTGCAGGCCAAAATCCGGTATAAGGCAAAAGGGGTTGAGGCGATGGTGACGGATGTGGGAAACGGTCGCGTTCACCTCCGGTTTCAGAAGCCGGTGTTTGGGATTACCGCTGGTCAGGGCGTGGTCTTTTATGCCGGTGACATTTGCCTGGGAGGCGGCATCATCACGGAGGAAGGAACCGCTTGA
- a CDS encoding cysteine desulfurase family protein: MQKKKRIYFDHGASTPVHPEVLKAMLPHLMENYGNSSSTHEYGRLAYRALERSRETIASLLHAQPEEIIFTGCGSESDNLAVRGVMWAARANGGGNHLIVSAIEHSAVMTTAEQLRDLHDFDLTILPVDQHGLIDPTQLEAAIRPDTVLISIMTANNEVGTMEPIEEIGRIARARNVLFHSDAVQAIAVRRWDMAEMSIDLMSIAPHKFYGTKGIGLLYAKKGVELIAGLTGGGQENGRRAGTSNVPFAVGAAKALDLAMAELDERNAHCLPLRNQLIEGLLAAFPGECVLTGHPTKRLPHNASFAFRHLNINDLLMHLDMAGIAAGSGSACMSGDSKPSPTLEALGLDSAWTKGGLRLTVGMQNTTDDVASFLEAIVTVVARLRRLAGFIAE; encoded by the coding sequence ATGCAGAAAAAAAAACGTATTTATTTTGACCATGGTGCATCGACGCCGGTGCATCCAGAGGTGCTTAAGGCGATGCTGCCTCACCTGATGGAGAATTACGGCAACTCCTCTTCGACGCATGAGTACGGCCGCTTGGCCTACCGCGCCCTGGAAAGATCAAGAGAGACCATTGCCAGTCTGCTACATGCCCAACCGGAAGAAATCATTTTTACCGGCTGTGGTTCGGAGAGTGACAACCTAGCCGTGCGTGGTGTGATGTGGGCCGCACGGGCGAATGGCGGCGGTAACCACTTGATCGTTTCGGCAATTGAACACAGTGCCGTAATGACTACGGCCGAACAGTTACGCGATCTGCATGACTTCGACCTCACCATCTTGCCTGTCGACCAACACGGCCTTATCGACCCGACCCAGTTGGAGGCGGCCATCCGGCCCGACACGGTTCTCATTAGCATCATGACTGCCAACAACGAAGTGGGCACCATGGAGCCTATCGAGGAAATCGGTCGCATTGCCCGCGCCCGCAACGTCTTGTTCCATAGTGATGCCGTCCAGGCTATCGCCGTGCGCCGCTGGGACATGGCCGAAATGTCCATCGACCTGATGAGCATCGCCCCGCATAAGTTTTATGGCACCAAGGGGATAGGTCTGTTGTATGCGAAAAAAGGGGTTGAGTTGATTGCCGGATTGACCGGCGGCGGACAGGAAAACGGCCGTCGCGCCGGCACCTCCAACGTCCCTTTCGCCGTGGGGGCGGCCAAAGCGCTGGACCTGGCCATGGCCGAACTGGATGAGCGCAACGCTCACTGCCTGCCCTTGCGTAACCAACTCATCGAGGGTCTCCTGGCGGCCTTTCCCGGTGAGTGCGTGCTTACCGGACACCCAACGAAACGTCTGCCCCACAACGCCAGCTTCGCCTTCCGCCACCTTAACATCAACGATTTGCTGATGCATCTGGATATGGCTGGCATTGCTGCCGGTAGTGGGTCCGCCTGCATGAGCGGCGATTCGAAACCGTCCCCTACACTGGAAGCACTTGGACTGGACAGTGCATGGACAAAAGGAGGCCTGCGCCTGACCGTCGGCATGCAGAACACGACGGACGATGTGGCCAGTTTTTTGGAAGCCATCGTCACAGTGGTGGCCAGACTGCGCCGGTTGGCCGGTTTCATCGCCGAGTAG
- a CDS encoding group II intron maturase-specific domain-containing protein, which translates to MSRRGRGRNLKIVIEEVTPILRGWSNYFKLSEVKKPFEALDSWFRRNCVCLLWRQWKRPISRAKKLIQRGFSEERVYGGPKSVSPRVELRSLAHE; encoded by the coding sequence ATCAGTCGCAGAGGGAGAGGGAGAAACCTTAAAATAGTCATCGAAGAGGTCACGCCGATACTGCGTGGCTGGTCAAACTACTTCAAGTTGTCTGAAGTCAAGAAACCGTTCGAGGCACTCGATAGCTGGTTTCGACGAAACTGCGTTTGCCTCCTGTGGCGGCAGTGGAAACGACCCATTTCGAGGGCCAAGAAGCTGATTCAACGCGGATTTTCAGAGGAAAGGGTATATGGCGGCCCTAAATCAGTGAGCCCCCGGGTGGAACTCAGGAGCCTCGCACATGAATGA
- a CDS encoding cysteine desulfurase family protein produces MRQIYLDHNATTAIHPLVVEAMQPYLHTSFGNPSSVHWAGRSVRNVVEEARKQVARLVNCEPEEVVFTSCATESNNTAIKGVAVSKRMKGKRIITTAVEHPSVLMPCYYLEHFGFAVDCFHVDGAGRLDLNALAGTLTEETILLSVMYANNETGTIFPVQQIGELAARRGVCFHCDAAQAVGKIPVDFKACNIDLMSFSGHKFYAPKGVGALIVRQGVKLPPLLHGGSQERNRRAGTENVAGIVGLGKACEIAADTQAVEAARLQKLRDRLEQGILAKIPDVRPNGDLDHRLPNTTNLSFLYVDSDALLSCLDQAGIAVSSVSACSSGTLKTSRVLEAMGVAEGTPMGTLRFSLGRANNEADVIYVLEVLPEVVKRLRQTLH; encoded by the coding sequence ATGCGCCAAATCTATCTGGATCATAATGCCACAACAGCCATCCATCCGCTGGTAGTCGAAGCGATGCAGCCATATCTGCACACCTCTTTTGGGAATCCTTCTAGCGTTCACTGGGCGGGGCGAAGCGTAAGAAACGTCGTTGAAGAGGCTAGGAAGCAGGTTGCAAGGCTGGTGAATTGCGAGCCCGAGGAAGTAGTATTCACTTCCTGCGCAACCGAATCGAATAACACCGCCATCAAGGGGGTGGCGGTATCCAAAAGAATGAAGGGCAAGCGTATCATCACCACAGCGGTAGAACATCCGTCGGTATTGATGCCCTGTTATTATCTGGAACACTTTGGATTCGCCGTAGATTGCTTCCATGTGGACGGAGCAGGAAGGCTCGATCTGAATGCCCTCGCAGGTACTCTTACCGAGGAAACAATTCTTCTTTCGGTCATGTACGCCAACAACGAAACGGGTACTATCTTTCCGGTGCAGCAGATCGGTGAACTGGCTGCGCGTCGAGGGGTCTGTTTTCATTGCGATGCAGCCCAGGCCGTCGGCAAAATTCCGGTCGATTTCAAGGCCTGCAACATCGACCTGATGTCGTTCTCAGGACACAAATTCTACGCTCCCAAGGGAGTCGGTGCCCTGATTGTGCGGCAGGGGGTCAAGCTTCCCCCCTTGCTTCATGGCGGATCACAGGAGCGGAACCGCCGGGCGGGAACAGAAAATGTGGCAGGTATCGTTGGCTTGGGCAAAGCTTGCGAGATAGCCGCCGATACCCAAGCTGTCGAAGCGGCTCGTTTACAAAAGCTTCGCGACCGATTGGAGCAGGGCATTCTGGCGAAGATTCCCGATGTCAGGCCAAATGGCGATCTGGATCACCGCCTGCCCAATACCACCAACCTGTCTTTCCTATATGTCGATTCGGATGCGCTTCTGTCGTGTTTGGACCAGGCCGGGATCGCTGTCTCATCCGTTTCTGCCTGCAGTTCCGGGACATTGAAAACATCTCGGGTTCTAGAGGCCATGGGTGTTGCCGAAGGTACACCGATGGGGACCCTCAGGTTTTCCCTTGGCCGTGCCAATAACGAGGCAGACGTGATTTATGTTCTTGAGGTGTTGCCTGAGGTTGTTAAACGCCTGCGCCAGACGCTACATTAA
- a CDS encoding HesA/MoeB/ThiF family protein, with translation MFSEEQIERYSRHIILKEVGGKGQKRLLDGKVLIIGAGALGSPAALYLAAAGVGVIGIADSDVVELSNLQRQIIHHSTDLGIAKVESARQKMESINPDVKVVTHQDWIGAENILEIIRNYDFVIDGTDNFASKFLINDACVMSDTPYSHAGILHFIGQALTVLPHQSPCFRCAFPKPPPANAIPTCSQAGVIGVLPGVIGSIQATEAIKYLLDVGDLLTDRLLIYDAEGMDFQFLPVVRNQSCPVCGDNPSITDLKDEPEAMNTCDLE, from the coding sequence ATGTTTTCCGAGGAACAGATCGAGCGTTACTCACGCCACATTATCCTTAAAGAGGTCGGCGGTAAGGGCCAGAAACGCCTTCTCGACGGCAAGGTTCTCATTATTGGCGCCGGAGCCCTTGGTTCTCCCGCTGCTCTTTACCTGGCAGCGGCCGGGGTGGGCGTGATTGGCATTGCCGATTCAGACGTGGTGGAACTGTCCAACCTTCAACGCCAGATCATCCATCATTCCACTGATCTAGGCATCGCCAAGGTCGAATCCGCGCGACAGAAAATGGAGTCCATCAATCCGGATGTCAAGGTCGTCACCCATCAGGACTGGATCGGGGCGGAAAACATTCTAGAGATCATTCGTAACTATGATTTCGTGATTGATGGCACCGATAACTTCGCATCAAAGTTCCTGATTAACGATGCTTGCGTCATGAGTGACACCCCCTACTCACATGCCGGAATCCTCCATTTCATCGGTCAGGCCCTTACCGTTCTCCCCCACCAATCCCCTTGTTTCAGATGTGCTTTTCCCAAACCTCCCCCGGCCAACGCCATCCCTACCTGTTCTCAGGCGGGGGTAATTGGGGTATTACCCGGAGTCATCGGCTCCATTCAGGCCACTGAGGCGATCAAATACCTCCTCGACGTGGGAGATCTCTTGACCGATAGACTGTTGATATACGATGCGGAAGGAATGGATTTTCAGTTTTTGCCGGTCGTCAGGAATCAGTCATGCCCTGTCTGCGGCGACAACCCGAGTATCACCGACCTAAAAGATGAGCCGGAGGCCATGAATACCTGTGATCTGGAATAA
- a CDS encoding 4Fe-4S dicluster domain-containing protein: MTKKPEVKVDLKNLKAGGFIKERGKDLFTVRLRMPGGRLPVERLQKIAKVAEKYGGEFVHLSVRQSIELINIHFKDFDSVVAELAEAGQEVASCGPRLRVPVACGGCEYNPNGLMDTQQAALEVDKELFGTMTGHHKFKVGFSGCPHDCPKAAINDVGFVGAVQPGWDKNKCLVCGLCISACREGAIVPDEDQRPVFLAENCLYCGDCVKLCPSEAWQTLQKGYSVYAGGKWGRRPMVGTLVATFLSADQVIDIVREIMVWYQGQAAGMGRIRLGEVLLQKGIESLIERLRIKFPNQIKLGTAPPAVIDRQLRGEAIGTDDR; the protein is encoded by the coding sequence ATGACGAAAAAACCGGAAGTAAAAGTCGATCTGAAAAACCTTAAAGCCGGCGGCTTCATCAAGGAGCGAGGTAAGGATCTGTTTACTGTACGCCTGCGTATGCCTGGCGGTCGGCTACCGGTGGAAAGGTTGCAAAAGATCGCGAAAGTTGCAGAGAAGTACGGCGGGGAATTTGTCCACCTTTCGGTCAGGCAATCAATCGAACTGATAAACATTCACTTCAAGGATTTCGATTCGGTCGTAGCGGAGCTGGCCGAGGCGGGGCAAGAGGTCGCCTCCTGCGGTCCGCGACTGAGGGTGCCGGTGGCCTGCGGCGGCTGCGAGTACAATCCCAACGGCCTCATGGATACTCAGCAGGCAGCCCTCGAGGTCGACAAGGAATTGTTTGGCACCATGACCGGCCATCATAAATTTAAGGTCGGCTTTTCCGGTTGCCCCCATGATTGCCCTAAAGCGGCCATCAACGACGTCGGCTTCGTGGGTGCGGTACAACCTGGCTGGGACAAGAACAAGTGCCTTGTCTGCGGTCTTTGCATCAGCGCCTGCAGGGAAGGAGCCATCGTTCCAGACGAGGATCAGCGGCCGGTATTTCTGGCTGAAAACTGTCTTTATTGCGGTGATTGCGTTAAGCTCTGTCCGTCTGAAGCCTGGCAGACTCTGCAGAAAGGTTATTCGGTCTACGCTGGTGGCAAATGGGGACGGCGGCCCATGGTAGGCACTCTGGTCGCCACCTTTTTATCGGCAGACCAAGTGATTGATATCGTCCGAGAGATTATGGTCTGGTATCAGGGGCAGGCGGCAGGCATGGGCCGGATAAGGCTGGGCGAAGTCCTGCTGCAAAAGGGTATAGAATCCCTTATCGAACGGCTGCGGATCAAGTTCCCCAATCAAATTAAACTTGGGACCGCACCACCGGCCGTTATCGATCGTCAACTCCGTGGCGAAGCCATTGGAACTGACGATCGATAA
- a CDS encoding sulfurtransferase TusA family protein, translated as MQTVDLRGVSCPTNFVKAKLAIEMTDTGEIIEFYLDDGEPVQSVSRSLKDEGHKLLDLKKADGYYILKVEVA; from the coding sequence ATGCAAACCGTGGATTTGCGTGGCGTCAGTTGCCCGACCAATTTTGTCAAGGCCAAGCTGGCTATCGAAATGACGGATACGGGCGAGATTATTGAATTCTATCTCGATGACGGTGAGCCTGTACAGAGCGTTTCACGCAGCCTCAAAGACGAGGGGCACAAATTGTTGGATCTGAAAAAGGCTGACGGCTATTACATACTCAAGGTCGAAGTCGCCTGA